In one Dama dama isolate Ldn47 chromosome 5, ASM3311817v1, whole genome shotgun sequence genomic region, the following are encoded:
- the MRPL40 gene encoding large ribosomal subunit protein mL40 codes for MAAAALTAAWRALRPASGLLGARPTQTRDARRRASLLSFWGLVPMRAEPLRKKKKVDPKKDQAVKERLKKRIRRLEKATQELIPIEDFITPVKFLNQARQRPPVELPFEESERRALLLKKWSLFKQREHELERAAIASLLEAQREALQELELTAPELHAEATKRDPSLFPFERHGPDYTPPIANYQPPEGRYQDVTKVYTQVELKR; via the exons ATGGCGGCCGCGGCGCTGACGGCGGCTTGGCGCGCGCTGCGCCCCGCGAGCGG GCTCCTGGGGGCGCGGCCGACGCAGACGAGGGACGCGCGGCGGCGGGCTTCCCTGCTGTCCTTCTGGGGCCTCGTGCCCATGAG AGCAGAGCCTCTGCGGAAGAAGAAGAAGGTGGACCCCAAGAAAGACCAGGCGGTGAAGGAGCGCTTGAAAAAGAGGATCCGGCGACTGGAGAAGGCGACCCAGGAGCTGATTCCCATTGAGGATTTTATCACCCCGGTCAAGTTCTTGAATCAAGCGAG GCAGCGGCCGCCAGTGGAGCTCCCCTTTGAGGAGAGTGAGCGGAGAGCCCTGCTCCTGAAGAAGTGGTCGCTGTTCAAGCAGCGTGAGCATGAGCTGGAGAGGGCCGCCATCGCATCCCTGCTTGAGGCCCAGCGGGAAGCTCTGCAGGAGCTGGAGCTCACGGCCCCGGAGCTCCACGCCGAGGCCACCAAGCGGGACCCCAGCCTGTTTCCTTTCGAGAGGCATGGGCCAGACTACACGCCGCCCATCGCCAACTACCAGCCCCCGGAAGGCAGGTACCAGGACGTCACCAAGGTGTACACACAGGTGGAGCTCAAGAGGTAG